DNA sequence from the Epinephelus fuscoguttatus linkage group LG2, E.fuscoguttatus.final_Chr_v1 genome:
AACACAGGGCCAGCGACACGTTTCATTTCAGGCTTCGTGGTTTTGAAAGCAGCGTCTGCTCTATCCTGAGCTGACACCTCAACACAGCGCTCACTTGTGGGCGGGACTTCCGGTCTCGCGCACCCGGAAGATTCGGATGCAAGTTTCAGCTCTCGACCGTGCATCCATATGCTCGTTACTTTCAACGTCTTAATGTGATTTAGGTGCTTTTTCTACCCAGTAGTCTTTGCAAAAATGTTATCTTTAGACTTTCTCGACGATGTTCGTCGCATGAACAAACGGCAGGTACGTACCCGAGCTGTAGTTTACTGTGTTGTTACCGCTGCCTCTTTGTATGGTCAGACCTCTGAGCTAACGTCTATTAGCCGCCGACTGCTTTTTAATGCTGTAGCCTGTCACTTGTTAGCAACCTGAAAAGTGAACTGTTTTATGCACGTGTATTTTTCAAAAGCTCCCAGTTTTACTGCAGCACAAAAGACACCTGGAAACCTTGTTTAATTAATAAGACTTCAGCgcaagttagctaacgttagcaattTTCCTCATGTTTTCACACTATTGTCTTTGCAGTGTTAGCTCAAGTATAGAGTCAGATTTGTTTACCAATGAATCAACAGTGATTTTAATGTTATCCTCAACATATGGGGGGAGGGGGAGTGGGGAATTCAAGAGCTAACTACTACGTTAGTCTTGGGTTAAGGTTAGTTTATACCGGAAACTGTGCTATTTATAGTTAATCAAGCATATTGTCATCAGAAAAGCAATTTTAATAtatatggtttttttttgtttgcagcTCTATTACCAGGTGCTGAACTTTGGTATGATTGTTTCCTCTGCCCTGATGATCTGGAAAGGACTGATGGTTGTTACTGGCAGTGAGAGTCCGATTGTTGTTGTTCTCAGGTAAGTATTTAAATTCTTGTTGTCTTAATTTGgcactcctctcctctgctgatGAGGGTTTAGTGTTGTATGAATTTATCGAACTTCCTCCTGAGTAGTAAAGATGCTGGTGAGTTCTGCACGGAAATACACATGAAAATGTGTATTGAATAATCAACAAGTACATCATCAAAGGACAGCatgttatttattaataataGGGAAGccatatattatatttttaccTCAATAGTTTGTGTGATTATGGTTCTTTGGGGCTTTCCATTTTCCCTCAGGCAGCTGTAAAGTATTCCTGGGAGACACTAATACCTCTTTACCACCGACATGAAACGAGTACTGTTCTGATTCCTGCACCTGATTTTGAACTGTTGAGAGTGTCTCAACCAAATATAGATTGGTCCAGAGTTAGttctcagctggaaccaaaCAATAACAGGTTTTCCTTGGCCTGAAGTGCGAACTGTGATGACGCCAGTGGCTGTGTCATGCGTTACAGGTTGGCAAGAGAGGAAAGGGAAGGCAAAAATGGAGAAGTCAAGTGAGACAAAAATAGAGCGTGCAGTGGTCTCATTAATAGTTGGTTCATGCTTGTTTTTcgggtaaaaacaaatatcagaacagacaaaaagtTTGCAGGTAATCAATATAATCTGCGATTTTGCAAATACTGTTTACCCCTCTAGTGCATTGTGCACCCTCCTTTGATGACGCCTCCTTGATTACAATGGCCCCACACAAAACTGGTTGAATTGTGGTTGGTTCAAAAAATATCACCGAGGTTCAAAGAATCCTGAACAGTACCAGTTTAAGAACCAGAGCTGATTTGGTGGGAAAGGAGTGTAAGAGATTGAGGGCTTTGGTAGCACAAttgcaaacatttaaaacacattggaaCCACAAGATATAAAAGTTGCCTAGTCACCAagcagggtttcccacacattcatttatttgtggcaggttgccatgattaaaacatctgccaccTCATtataattttctatttttggagctgaacAGTTCATTGGGTgcactgttggaatatataCTGTCCACTCATGCATTTGTTCCACACTCCCTCAGCACAGCATGTACTGTGGGCACAGACTGAGCACAGACTGAGCAGTGGAACGTCaggtgcagtgaaagtgaaacttcacTGGTAACGGACTGGGTCTGAAAGTTTGCATTCACttacaaacagctgctcctgtAACAGTGTATGCAAGCAGTCGATTAAATGTTGACCTGTTGATCATACGGTTAGGATGAGTAAAATTATAGACTGTGCTGTTAAAATGATCCTATAGCTCATGAATCCCTGCAATTAATGTCTATTATGCCAGATGATCTTTCAGCGAATTCATTGAAATGTGTTTCTAGTTTTAGTcatattactgtttttaaataATGCAAGCAACATTACCCAGTTTAACCACTGATAGGTAGGGATGGATGCCCTGATGCAGTTGCTTTTTTGGTACTAAACGGAGCCATGTAATGTTGAACAGTCATGTGGAGAGTCATTGTCAGTACTTCATTGTGGCTTTGCAATTTGCAGATTTGCAGCTGGgctgagtttgtttgtttttcagtttgacTAGGGGCAACCTCTAGCTCATCTGGTGCCCCATATTAGGCTGAGTGCTTTACAGTGGCTCAGGTTTGATTCTGACCTGTGGCCCTGTGCTGCATGTCAGCCCCCCTCTCTCCCATCTTTCCCATCAATCTGTGGCTCACTtaacaataaaggcaaaaaaagccGCAAAACAAATTatgttcaaaaacaaaaaacaattccTCACtacaaacatgttgtttttttttccccccagctCTTAAAAGATGTGACTTGTTGCCACTAGTTTGTGGATAATTTCTGTTAAACAAAGGTTGAAATTGGCACGGCATGTTATTAATTAAGAGAGGAAATGTTCTATTTAAATCAAGGGTATTCAATTAAAATTTAAAGAGGTCTAATTACTAAAATTTCCTCCCAGAATAGTccaaacatacagacacattgAACCTGAATTGTACTTGTATGGAAAACAAATAGCTATCTCTGCGATAAATGAAATTAGTCCCATCACAGTGAAGCTAAAGCCTACATttcaagcaaaacaaaatcatcttgagaaaatagataaataaatattgaagacagagagaggcctGAGGCCCTGCCAGTAATTTGAATCTTGGCTTAAATGGTGCTAGTACCATTCTCATGCACAGGTGTAGGTGCTCACCGGTGAGCCTGGAACTGTATTTGGTGTTTATAACGTTCATAGCAAAGAAAGCTGATTCAGAGCTGTAAGTCGATGCAAACATGATCAAGGTGTGTGATGTAAGAAAGGAGCAGGTCAGTTTCTCCATGCTGTCATCTCTCTCACATCTCTTTCACTGTTGTCTCTCCAGTGAACTGTCTGTGCACGGTAAACAATCAATGTGATTGGCTCCACTGAGTGAAGCTATTGCCATATTAATTGGATTAGCTATGCCTGCGTTCCATAGCTgcaacagtggaaacaaaacaacactccATGaagattattatttattttcattaattgaTCTGAAATTGGCCCACAGTCCGGAACGAAGTGTCACCTGGTCTGAGTCCAGACTGcagtctgctgtttttttccgTAATGCACGATTTAAATGATGCTAACTcattttgatgatgtgttatcTGCTGTTCATTTCAGTGGGAGTATGGAGCCAGCTTTCCACAGAGGAGACCTGCTGTTTCTGACCAACCGGGTAGAGGATCCCATCAGAGTTGGAGAGATTGTTGTCTTCAGGATAGAAGGCAGAGAGATCCCAATAGTACACAGAGTACTAAAGATCCATGAAAAGTATGAATACAAATTTTATTAGTGTTGTTGTCCATTATGAACTTGTACTTTCAGTATCTCCAAGTCCCATGTCTGTGTATCAAACCTGAGATTGTCACTCTTAGTATTGAACAGTATTGAAAAGCTCTGAGAGGCCTTTGTGATATTTCACACTCATCATGTGTCCTCAACCAGACACACATGTATTGAAAAAGAGGACTTGGTGTACATTGTGGTCTAAAGTCATGCTGATACTTTGTCCACAGGGAGAATGGAGACATTAAGTTCTTGACCAAAGGGGACAACAATGCAGTGGATGACAGAGGACTGTACAAGCAGGGCCAACACTGGCTCGAGAAAAAAGATGTGGTTGGACGAGCTCGGGGGTATGTATACTGTTTGATAAAAATCCATAATGATATAGATATCTGAATAGAATAACAGGACGGATAACTTCACCAGCTATACTTTGAAGTAGAGGCCACAAGTATCAATAAGATATATCTTCAACTCACAACTGGAGCAGAATACATAGACCCtcttactgttagtaaacagtattacattttttgtgggcggggcttagctgcaggcaaaacagttctccacagacattagccatcgctagctagctagttctTTTGGCTTTGTTTAGACaacagaggaagatgatgccagtggtgcattcagaaatactcattccaaGTGCCAaagcgcactctggcacaaactggaccgtttgTAAATTCGGAGCACTATCAGAATGCTCCGTTCActtatccagagcaccgcacttTCTGCACTCTGTGTGGGGAGACAGAGCAACAGAGCACCgagctgagtgaatgtgtgattaatttaaccgtttgttaattcatatagaaatataacgctccatTTCTTGGACCAACAGCGCTCTCAGTTTAGTgtagagtgtcagactgaatttatgaatgcatcatgtcaggtcactcactcactcaccagGACtgtgagtgttacttgaataggtaaacactgaccaacagggCCAGACTAGCCGAcatgtatgctctcactcagtggatggatgatttgataGGACTGCTGAAGGTGGGATGGtcggctttgtggttgattactatgccaatgtTAAAAAGGAGGGTGACGCTTTAAGGGTTTCCTCCCGTTTGTTTTGCTGtcgcagctaacgttagctaatacGCTAAAATGTTTGCGTTacggagaaatccaatattcctcttaatacctctcCAATATCTGATTAGTTGGATGTGATAACTCTAAAAGTCCTTTCGTCTTATTACATTTatccatagttgtctttgtttttcttgacaggcagtggtggctggtatgtgattaaaatttaagttttgagccatgactccttttattctggctcccaataacacaacaagatgacattttaagactcctatgtagcctacagtccTGTGGGGGAGAGTCcctttttgcctccagctaatagaATGATGTCATGGTGATGTCGGCCCTAAAAGGATCTATTGAAACCAATAAGAGTTTGAGAAGACAAGAATATGTATTATGATGTAACAACATGTGTTGCCGAGGCTTTACTGGAGGGGGTGGACACAATAAAAGCAACACTTGTACAGTCAAACGGAATCAAGTATGATTGCTCTGTTTGTCTTTGGTTGGAGACAAACTGAGAAGGTCATATAAAAAAAGCAATTTCACATCTTTGTTGAGTAAGACTGGGGATTAGGGTTGTTCTATTATCCTGGCTGGTTAATTCATGTTGAACAAGGTAGGACTTAGGCATTTCATCCTCCTCATAAGTGCTTCCCCAGATGTACAAGAGAGAGGGACAGTGTCATAGCCACTGTGAAAGATGGCAGTTAGTCACTGAGAGGGCCAATGTCAGGAGGTTTGTCCTCCAGCATGCTACGCCCACACAAAGAGCATGACTCCGTAACTGTGTTCTGGTCATTTATTGTAgatacaaaaaaaccccactgttACCTTTTGAGACGCTCTGCATGATGCAACATTGCAAgaaaaactggacaatagataGCGGTCGACAGAAAATACAGGCTCCATACTGACCTTGATCCGAACAAAACTGATAACAAGCAGGCGCACAGAAAATATTAATTGCCCTTTACTGCTG
Encoded proteins:
- the sec11a gene encoding signal peptidase complex catalytic subunit SEC11A — its product is MLSLDFLDDVRRMNKRQLYYQVLNFGMIVSSALMIWKGLMVVTGSESPIVVVLSGSMEPAFHRGDLLFLTNRVEDPIRVGEIVVFRIEGREIPIVHRVLKIHEKENGDIKFLTKGDNNAVDDRGLYKQGQHWLEKKDVVGRARGFVPYIGIVTILMNDYPKFKYAVLFMLGLFVLVHRE